In a genomic window of Brucella anthropi ATCC 49188:
- the cydX gene encoding cytochrome bd-I oxidase subunit CydX: MWYFSWLLGLPLAAAFAVLNAMWYELMDDRARKRLAADPTADLAREGKKHH; encoded by the coding sequence ATGTGGTATTTTTCCTGGTTGTTGGGGCTTCCGCTTGCTGCGGCTTTCGCCGTGCTCAACGCCATGTGGTATGAGCTGATGGATGACCGGGCGCGCAAGCGTCTCGCAGCCGATCCAACAGCGGATCTGGCTCGTGAAGGCAAGAAACATCACTGA
- a CDS encoding GntR family transcriptional regulator, translated as MSGNFSAFLPKNLQGSAPSSGGPLYMQLRQSLETAIRAGQLVDGEALPPERDIAEYANISRVTVRKAVDDLVKAGLLVRRHGSGTFVVRPSERVQQSLSMLTSFTEDMARRGITTQSRWLERGLYYPSPEEMMKLGVSSETRVARLGRLRIASDMPLAIERASLSSEILPDPDAVKGSLYAELSRTGFRPVRAVQRIAACNIKDPDARILGVKEGDAGLSIERISYLSSGRVVEFTKSLYRGDAYDFVAELTIPQP; from the coding sequence ATGAGCGGAAATTTCAGCGCTTTCCTGCCCAAGAACCTGCAGGGTTCTGCTCCCTCTTCTGGTGGCCCACTCTATATGCAGCTGCGTCAGTCACTGGAGACTGCGATCCGCGCCGGGCAGCTGGTTGACGGTGAAGCCCTGCCGCCGGAACGCGACATTGCTGAATATGCCAATATCAGCCGCGTGACAGTGCGCAAGGCGGTGGATGATCTCGTCAAGGCCGGGCTTCTCGTGCGCCGTCATGGTTCGGGCACGTTCGTCGTGCGCCCGAGCGAGCGCGTGCAGCAGTCGCTCTCGATGCTGACTTCATTTACCGAAGACATGGCGCGCCGCGGCATCACCACGCAATCCAGATGGCTGGAGCGCGGCCTTTACTACCCTTCGCCTGAAGAGATGATGAAGCTGGGCGTTTCCTCGGAAACCCGCGTTGCTCGCCTCGGTCGTCTGCGCATTGCGAGTGACATGCCGCTGGCCATCGAGCGCGCAAGTCTTTCAAGCGAAATCCTGCCCGACCCGGATGCGGTCAAGGGCTCACTCTATGCCGAGCTGAGCCGCACCGGATTTCGCCCTGTGCGTGCGGTCCAGCGCATAGCAGCCTGCAACATCAAGGACCCCGACGCACGCATTCTGGGCGTCAAGGAAGGCGATGCGGGCCTGTCCATCGAACGGATTTCTTATCTGTCGTCCGGTCGGGTGGTGGAGTTTACAAAATCACTCTATCGCGGCGATGCCTATGATTTCGTAGCCGAGCTGACAATACCGCAGCCTTAG
- a CDS encoding N-acetylglucosamine kinase — MTEFFIGVDGGGTGCRAVVAGSDGAILGSGRSGSANIVTDPRTALINVIAAIDNAFDDAGLDKTHYATSHAVLGLAGGNVVGAGTPIERGLPFAHSNVEFDGVIALQGALGDQDGIVAILGTGTAYITRRSGRIHSVGGWGFPLSDLGSGARLGQSLLQESLLVHDGIHPRTRLTTDLLNEFDNNPDNLVEFAWTAKPGDFGKYAPRIFQYANEGDETARMLLERSASYVSETLDVLIKQGAERISLLGGMAPLYVEWLPPYQQKLLVKPAADALTGALQLALKRYGSQNGKARE; from the coding sequence ATGACTGAATTCTTCATTGGCGTCGATGGTGGCGGCACGGGATGTCGCGCCGTGGTGGCGGGTAGCGATGGTGCGATTCTGGGTTCGGGGCGCAGCGGCTCCGCCAATATCGTCACCGATCCGCGAACGGCGCTGATCAATGTGATCGCGGCGATCGATAACGCTTTTGATGATGCCGGGCTGGACAAGACGCATTATGCGACCAGTCACGCAGTTCTCGGTCTGGCAGGCGGCAATGTCGTGGGTGCAGGCACCCCGATAGAACGCGGCCTGCCCTTCGCGCACTCCAATGTGGAGTTTGACGGCGTGATCGCCCTGCAGGGTGCGCTTGGCGATCAGGACGGCATCGTTGCCATTCTCGGCACGGGCACGGCCTATATCACACGCCGGAGCGGTCGAATTCATTCAGTCGGCGGATGGGGTTTTCCCCTGAGCGATCTCGGCAGTGGCGCGCGGCTCGGTCAAAGCTTGTTGCAGGAAAGCCTGCTCGTGCATGACGGCATTCATCCACGCACACGCCTGACGACGGACCTTTTGAACGAGTTTGACAACAATCCGGATAATCTGGTCGAATTTGCCTGGACTGCGAAGCCGGGCGACTTCGGCAAATATGCTCCACGTATTTTCCAGTATGCGAACGAGGGAGACGAAACCGCACGGATGTTGCTGGAGCGTTCTGCCAGTTATGTGAGTGAAACGCTTGACGTACTGATCAAACAGGGCGCCGAACGCATCAGCCTGCTTGGCGGCATGGCACCGCTTTATGTGGAATGGCTGCCGCCATACCAGCAGAAGCTTCTGGTCAAACCGGCGGCGGATGCTTTGACAGGCGCTCTACAACTGGCCCTCAAGCGATATGGGTCGCAAAATGGAAAGGCGCGCGAATGA
- a CDS encoding GbsR/MarR family transcriptional regulator: MELSPIVQSFVLHFGEMGSRWGINRTVGQIYALLYVSPEPLCADQIVDALGVSRSNVSMGIRELQGWNLVLLKHIPGDRRDFFTTPDDVWQILRTLAEERKKREIDPTLSVLREILMEQPKGDSDLYAQDRMKDMYGLIERLTNWYDDVKRLDTDRLTSLLALGAKVTRFLETTDRIVALGRGRTSAKKEPKRE; this comes from the coding sequence TTGGAATTGTCGCCAATCGTTCAGTCGTTCGTGCTCCACTTCGGAGAAATGGGCAGCCGTTGGGGCATCAACCGCACGGTGGGGCAGATTTATGCACTGCTTTACGTGTCGCCTGAGCCTCTTTGCGCTGACCAGATCGTCGATGCTCTCGGTGTGTCACGTTCGAATGTGTCCATGGGTATTCGTGAATTGCAGGGCTGGAATCTGGTGCTGCTGAAGCACATTCCCGGTGATCGCCGCGATTTCTTCACGACGCCCGACGATGTGTGGCAGATTCTGCGCACGCTCGCTGAAGAGCGCAAGAAGCGCGAGATCGATCCCACGCTCTCGGTTCTGCGTGAAATCCTGATGGAGCAGCCGAAAGGCGACAGCGATCTTTATGCGCAGGATCGCATGAAGGACATGTACGGCCTGATCGAAAGGCTGACCAACTGGTACGACGACGTCAAGCGACTCGATACCGACCGTTTGACAAGTCTTCTGGCGCTTGGCGCCAAGGTGACCCGCTTCCTTGAAACCACGGACAGGATCGTGGCGCTCGGACGCGGGCGAACATCGGCCAAAAAGGAGCCTAAGAGAGAGTGA
- the cydD gene encoding thiol reductant ABC exporter subunit CydD, which yields MTSVVPRTETLTAEDGEAASDQQGSRRSQRRPVPSLLKRGAYLQALAALLWLPQAGILAYAIGRLADTGFDNSIYYSAAGIFVLGCLRSLLDSAGATKAFDAARLELSRLRTNAVSALAQRSPLDVTRPSSGEAASILAEQAEMVVPYLSRFVPVRIRVMLIPFAILAVVLWYSWAAALVLMVAAPLIPIFMALIGWRAKAASEKQLTALGGMNGFLLDRLRGLATIRTFHAVDATANRLRQNAETLRSKTMTVLRIAFLSSAVLELFAAIGVAMVAVYIGFHLLGQLNFGAWGHKLTLAEGLFVLLLSPAFFEPLRDLSAVWHDRAAGEASIDALEKLAEHPMPIVGKVGSHAATGDAPTVTLHNIDFGYGTGGKVLTAFNLDIAAGEHVALLAPSGYGKSTVLALVAGLTAPQTGQIEIGGIGLAEDTAEALRSRMSWIGQKPHIFAGSARQNITLGRQADVETTKAIIDDMALGHVLGVTGNSLIGENGAGISGGEALRLALSRAAVDLNADIILADEPTAHLDQETAKVIADSLLRLAKGKTLIVATHDETLARRMDRIVRLDGSVDNDPVWQRRAAE from the coding sequence GTGACATCCGTTGTCCCCCGAACGGAAACTTTGACGGCAGAAGACGGCGAAGCGGCAAGCGACCAACAAGGTTCGCGCCGCTCGCAGCGTCGTCCTGTTCCGTCTTTGCTGAAGCGGGGGGCATATCTTCAGGCGTTAGCCGCACTTTTGTGGCTGCCGCAAGCGGGCATTCTCGCATACGCAATCGGACGACTGGCCGACACCGGCTTCGATAATTCCATCTATTACAGCGCGGCGGGCATATTCGTTCTCGGCTGTCTGCGCAGCCTTCTTGATAGTGCAGGCGCTACCAAAGCTTTCGACGCCGCCCGACTGGAACTTTCCCGACTTCGAACCAATGCTGTTTCAGCGCTTGCGCAACGTTCACCGCTTGATGTGACGCGCCCGTCATCCGGTGAGGCGGCAAGCATTCTTGCCGAACAGGCGGAAATGGTCGTTCCCTATCTTTCGCGCTTTGTGCCGGTCCGCATCCGCGTGATGCTGATCCCATTCGCAATACTTGCCGTCGTACTCTGGTATTCCTGGGCTGCAGCACTTGTCCTGATGGTGGCCGCACCGCTGATACCGATCTTTATGGCATTGATCGGCTGGCGTGCAAAGGCGGCCAGCGAAAAGCAACTGACAGCCCTTGGTGGAATGAACGGCTTTCTGCTTGACCGTCTGCGGGGCCTTGCAACCATTCGCACATTCCATGCCGTGGACGCGACGGCGAACCGGCTGCGCCAGAACGCCGAAACCTTGCGTTCCAAGACGATGACTGTCCTGCGCATCGCATTTCTGTCTTCGGCTGTGCTTGAACTCTTCGCTGCTATCGGCGTTGCCATGGTCGCGGTTTATATCGGCTTCCATCTGCTGGGCCAGCTCAACTTCGGAGCGTGGGGCCATAAGCTGACTTTGGCCGAAGGTCTTTTCGTCCTGCTTCTATCGCCTGCATTCTTCGAACCATTGCGCGATCTTTCAGCGGTCTGGCACGACCGTGCAGCGGGCGAAGCTTCAATTGATGCACTGGAAAAGCTGGCTGAACATCCGATGCCAATTGTCGGCAAGGTTGGAAGCCACGCAGCAACTGGTGATGCTCCTACCGTAACTCTACACAATATCGACTTTGGTTATGGGACTGGGGGCAAGGTTCTCACCGCATTCAATCTCGATATTGCGGCAGGCGAGCACGTGGCTCTGCTGGCGCCGAGCGGCTATGGGAAATCGACTGTTCTGGCCCTTGTTGCCGGGCTGACGGCTCCTCAAACTGGCCAAATTGAAATCGGTGGGATCGGGTTGGCCGAAGATACAGCAGAGGCGCTTCGCTCAAGGATGAGCTGGATCGGACAGAAGCCGCATATCTTTGCCGGTTCTGCTCGTCAGAACATCACGCTCGGTCGGCAAGCCGATGTGGAAACCACCAAAGCCATCATTGATGACATGGCGCTCGGTCATGTTCTGGGTGTCACCGGCAACAGTCTCATCGGCGAGAACGGTGCGGGAATATCCGGTGGCGAAGCCCTGCGGCTGGCGCTGTCTCGAGCGGCAGTTGATCTCAATGCCGATATTATCCTGGCCGATGAACCTACAGCCCATCTTGACCAGGAAACCGCGAAGGTCATTGCCGACAGCCTTCTCAGGCTAGCCAAAGGCAAGACGCTCATCGTCGCTACCCATGACGAAACCCTTGCCCGCAGGATGGACCGTATCGTCCGTCTGGACGGCAGCGTGGATAACGATCCTGTCTGGCAGAGGAGGGCGGCAGAATGA
- the cydB gene encoding cytochrome d ubiquinol oxidase subunit II, translating into MILSDLLDYETLRLIWWVLLGVLLIAFAAMDGFDLGVDILMPVVGKTDVERRIIINTIGPVWEGNQVWLILGGGAIFAAWPQLYAVSFSGFYLAMFVILFALILRPVGFKYRSKRESEAWRRGWDWALFIGGFVPALIFGVAVGNVLQGVPFRIADDFQIFYEGSFFGLLNPFALLCGVLSVTMLCMHGASWLMLKTTGDIQARARSYGSIAALLTVVLYVLAGVVSWFWVSGYRITSAIVTDGPSNPLRKTVELDHGAWFTNYVNYPVLLIAPALGILGALAVFIALRSRRELAPLLFGKLSIFGIISSVGVSMFPFILPSSLDPRSSLTVWDSSSSHMTLFIMLVVTLIFLPLIVVYTSWVYKVLWGKVDKDMIEDDSNHAY; encoded by the coding sequence ATGATACTCAGCGATTTGTTGGACTATGAAACCCTGCGTCTCATCTGGTGGGTGCTGCTCGGCGTATTGCTGATCGCTTTTGCCGCGATGGACGGGTTCGACCTCGGTGTCGACATACTCATGCCCGTCGTCGGCAAAACCGATGTCGAGCGACGCATCATCATCAACACGATCGGCCCCGTCTGGGAAGGCAATCAGGTCTGGTTGATCCTCGGGGGCGGTGCTATTTTCGCCGCCTGGCCACAGCTCTATGCGGTGTCTTTCTCCGGATTCTATCTGGCGATGTTTGTCATCCTGTTCGCACTCATCTTGCGTCCGGTCGGGTTCAAATATCGTTCCAAGCGCGAGAGTGAGGCCTGGAGGAGAGGCTGGGACTGGGCGCTTTTCATCGGCGGTTTCGTTCCTGCCCTTATCTTCGGCGTTGCCGTCGGCAATGTCCTACAGGGCGTTCCATTCCGTATCGCCGACGACTTTCAGATATTCTATGAAGGCTCGTTCTTCGGTCTGCTGAATCCGTTTGCACTGCTTTGCGGCGTGCTTTCGGTGACGATGCTCTGCATGCATGGCGCTTCTTGGCTGATGTTGAAGACGACCGGGGATATTCAGGCGCGTGCCCGGTCCTACGGCAGCATCGCAGCTCTTCTGACTGTCGTGCTCTATGTGCTGGCTGGGGTTGTCAGCTGGTTCTGGGTTTCGGGTTACCGGATCACGAGCGCCATCGTCACCGACGGGCCATCCAATCCGCTGCGCAAGACTGTGGAACTGGATCACGGTGCATGGTTCACCAACTATGTGAACTATCCTGTCCTGCTGATCGCTCCGGCGCTCGGCATTTTGGGGGCACTGGCGGTCTTCATCGCATTGCGTAGCCGTCGTGAATTAGCCCCGCTGCTGTTCGGAAAGCTGTCGATCTTCGGCATTATTTCGTCGGTCGGCGTGTCGATGTTCCCGTTCATTCTGCCATCGTCGCTCGATCCGCGCTCAAGCCTGACGGTATGGGATTCGTCTTCCAGCCATATGACACTGTTCATCATGCTGGTTGTGACGCTCATTTTCCTGCCGCTGATCGTTGTCTACACGTCCTGGGTTTACAAGGTCCTGTGGGGCAAGGTCGACAAGGACATGATCGAAGACGACAGCAATCACGCTTACTAG
- the cydC gene encoding thiol reductant ABC exporter subunit CydC, with the protein MNGFQSLQPILRLFFRTKGTALLAGIATATVTVLAGIALLGLSGWFITATAIAGLSMATAVVFDVFAPAAGIRLLAILRTGSRYLERLVTHDATLAILAALREKLFRSWARPTAANALLKRPARLLFRLTADIDALDSLYLRVVVPVGAALATALVAGIALGLMSPLFGLLVALVLLVAGLGLPLAAARRSEKSMRQRAKGTEALRARTVDLVAGQTELLMAGRLEDQKLALVRADGYVAASDRELNRIEIVTGAGFGIVHAALLAGGLVAVGLLMQSGMIGAPVAALGMLIILGAMEPFSALRRGAMELGRTILAARRVAPQLNDDAELTAPKKPENGVAVHLKNVSVRHEGADHDALKNLDLDIAAGERIAIVGTSGAGKSTLFNLLAGEIPADQGSVSVLPARLLTQRTELFQDSLRDNLRLARADASDEELIDALRAAGLGAFIDELPAGLDAMLGEGGLGLSGGQARRLALARLFLTDAPLWLLDEPTEGLDNATAQDVLDRLKARAGSRALLIATHISREARICERIIVLNQGALVESVGKSSPRFGEILETMR; encoded by the coding sequence ATGAACGGTTTTCAATCGTTGCAACCGATCCTGCGCCTCTTTTTCCGCACCAAGGGGACAGCACTTCTTGCGGGTATAGCGACGGCTACTGTAACGGTCCTTGCCGGTATCGCTCTTCTCGGCCTGTCAGGCTGGTTCATAACGGCAACGGCGATTGCGGGCTTGAGCATGGCGACGGCGGTTGTGTTCGATGTGTTCGCTCCTGCAGCCGGTATTCGTCTGCTGGCGATCTTGCGTACCGGTTCGCGTTATCTGGAGCGGCTCGTCACCCATGATGCAACGCTTGCGATCCTTGCCGCACTGCGCGAAAAGCTGTTCCGTAGCTGGGCGCGCCCGACCGCTGCAAACGCGCTATTGAAGCGCCCTGCGCGTCTCCTGTTCCGCCTGACGGCAGACATTGATGCACTCGACTCGCTTTATCTGCGCGTGGTGGTGCCTGTCGGTGCTGCACTCGCTACCGCGCTTGTGGCTGGCATCGCTCTCGGCCTGATGAGCCCCCTTTTCGGGTTGCTGGTTGCTCTTGTCCTGCTTGTTGCCGGTCTGGGCCTTCCGCTTGCTGCGGCTCGTCGTTCCGAAAAATCCATGCGACAACGAGCAAAAGGTACGGAAGCGCTGCGCGCCCGTACCGTCGATCTCGTTGCCGGGCAGACTGAACTTCTTATGGCTGGGCGCCTCGAAGATCAGAAGCTGGCTTTGGTCCGTGCAGACGGCTATGTCGCCGCTTCGGATCGCGAGCTTAATCGCATAGAGATCGTAACCGGCGCGGGTTTCGGCATTGTTCACGCTGCGTTGCTTGCAGGTGGCCTTGTCGCCGTTGGTTTGCTGATGCAGTCAGGAATGATCGGTGCGCCAGTTGCAGCGCTCGGAATGCTTATCATTCTTGGTGCGATGGAGCCGTTTTCAGCATTGCGGCGCGGCGCGATGGAACTCGGGCGCACGATACTTGCTGCCAGGCGGGTTGCACCTCAACTGAACGATGACGCTGAACTAACGGCACCCAAAAAACCTGAGAATGGCGTAGCGGTTCATCTGAAAAACGTGTCGGTTCGTCACGAGGGCGCGGATCACGATGCCCTCAAAAACCTCGATCTCGATATTGCAGCGGGCGAGCGTATTGCCATCGTCGGCACAAGCGGCGCAGGCAAATCGACCTTGTTCAATCTCCTTGCCGGAGAAATTCCGGCTGATCAGGGCAGCGTTTCGGTTTTGCCCGCGCGCCTTCTCACGCAGCGGACAGAGCTATTTCAGGATAGTCTTCGCGACAATCTCCGGCTGGCGCGTGCCGATGCGAGCGATGAGGAACTGATTGACGCTTTGCGGGCTGCGGGCCTTGGCGCGTTTATCGATGAATTGCCTGCCGGACTGGACGCAATGCTGGGCGAGGGCGGGTTGGGGCTTTCGGGCGGGCAAGCACGTCGTCTGGCCCTGGCGCGGCTTTTCCTGACCGATGCGCCGCTCTGGCTACTGGATGAACCGACCGAAGGTCTCGATAACGCAACCGCACAGGATGTTCTCGATCGCCTCAAGGCGAGAGCAGGTTCTCGCGCATTGCTGATCGCAACGCATATCAGTCGCGAAGCGCGAATTTGCGAACGGATCATTGTTTTAAATCAAGGCGCTCTAGTTGAGTCTGTAGGTAAGAGTTCGCCGCGCTTCGGCGAAATCCTCGAAACCATGAGGTGA
- a CDS encoding cytochrome ubiquinol oxidase subunit I: MELDIVSLSRLQFAITALYHFLFVPLTLGLSVLLAIMETVYVMTGRLIWRQMTKFWGTLFGINFVMGVATGIVMEFQFGMNWSYYSHYVGDIFGAPLAIEGLMAFFLEATFVGLFFFGWDRLSKVGHLMATYAVAAGSNFSALWILIANGWMQNPVGSAFNPETMRMEITDFFAVLMNPVAQAKFVHTVSAGYVTASVFVLGVSAWYLLKGRSVELAKRSMTIAASFGLAATLSVVVLGDESGYLANEHQKMKIAAIEAMWETEPAPASFTVFGFPDQAARETHFAVHIPWVMGLIGTRSLTTPIQGINDLVESAENHIRNGIVAYDALQKIRAAGDTNAVPQEVKDVFADNSQWMGYALLLKRYVDDPRQATDAQITQAANDTVPGVLPLFWAFRIMVGIGFFLILLTGTFFVLSARRKLDRYPFLLRIAVFAIPLPWIAAEMGWIVAEFGRQPWVIEGILPTAVGVSNLGASTVLLTILGFVAIYTVLFIIEMGLMIRAIKAGPEPDSKPEAMLAPASIAPAE, encoded by the coding sequence ATGGAACTCGATATTGTCTCCCTGTCGCGATTGCAGTTTGCAATCACGGCACTTTATCACTTCCTCTTCGTACCTCTGACCTTGGGTCTTTCCGTGCTGCTTGCCATCATGGAAACCGTTTACGTGATGACGGGGCGACTCATCTGGCGGCAGATGACGAAATTTTGGGGTACGCTGTTTGGCATCAACTTTGTCATGGGCGTCGCGACGGGCATCGTGATGGAATTCCAGTTCGGCATGAACTGGAGTTATTACAGCCACTATGTCGGCGACATCTTCGGCGCACCGCTCGCCATCGAAGGCCTTATGGCTTTCTTCCTTGAAGCGACCTTCGTAGGTCTGTTCTTCTTCGGCTGGGATCGCCTGTCGAAAGTCGGGCACCTCATGGCGACTTATGCGGTCGCGGCAGGTTCTAACTTCTCGGCACTGTGGATTCTGATCGCCAATGGCTGGATGCAGAATCCGGTCGGGTCGGCATTCAATCCCGAAACCATGCGTATGGAAATCACCGATTTCTTCGCAGTGCTGATGAACCCGGTCGCGCAGGCCAAGTTCGTGCATACGGTTTCTGCCGGTTATGTCACCGCGTCTGTTTTCGTCCTCGGTGTTTCGGCCTGGTATCTGCTCAAGGGACGCTCGGTAGAACTCGCCAAGCGCTCGATGACCATTGCAGCATCGTTCGGTCTTGCCGCGACACTTTCCGTCGTCGTCCTTGGTGACGAAAGCGGCTATCTGGCCAACGAACATCAGAAGATGAAGATCGCGGCGATTGAAGCCATGTGGGAAACAGAACCGGCTCCGGCTTCGTTCACCGTATTCGGTTTCCCGGATCAGGCAGCACGCGAAACCCACTTCGCGGTGCATATTCCGTGGGTCATGGGCCTGATCGGTACGCGTTCTCTCACCACCCCAATTCAGGGCATCAACGATCTTGTTGAAAGTGCGGAGAACCATATCCGCAATGGCATCGTCGCCTATGACGCCTTGCAGAAAATCCGTGCGGCTGGCGACACGAATGCCGTGCCGCAGGAAGTGAAGGACGTCTTTGCCGATAACAGTCAGTGGATGGGCTATGCGCTTCTGCTGAAGCGCTATGTCGATGATCCGCGTCAGGCAACCGACGCACAGATCACACAGGCCGCAAATGATACCGTTCCCGGTGTCCTGCCCCTGTTCTGGGCCTTCCGCATCATGGTCGGCATCGGCTTCTTCCTGATCCTGTTGACGGGCACATTCTTCGTGCTGTCTGCGCGTCGTAAACTCGACCGTTATCCGTTCCTGTTGCGGATTGCCGTGTTTGCGATACCGCTACCGTGGATCGCAGCCGAAATGGGCTGGATCGTCGCGGAGTTCGGCCGCCAGCCATGGGTCATCGAAGGCATATTGCCGACGGCAGTCGGGGTTTCCAATCTCGGAGCATCCACAGTGCTGCTGACCATACTTGGTTTCGTGGCGATCTATACGGTTCTCTTCATCATCGAGATGGGCCTGATGATCCGTGCTATCAAGGCTGGACCTGAACCCGACAGCAAGCCGGAAGCAATGCTCGCCCCGGCCAGCATCGCACCTGCGGAGTAA
- the mnhG gene encoding monovalent cation/H(+) antiporter subunit G has protein sequence MINAGELPVWAAVIIAFFLVSGAFLTLVGCIGLVRFKSFYERVHAPTLGSSFGAGGILIASIIFFSILQSKPILHEVLITVFVVITTPVTLMLLSRAVIHRDRTQDSKELPSSSDPL, from the coding sequence ATGATCAATGCAGGTGAACTTCCCGTATGGGCCGCTGTGATCATTGCTTTTTTTCTGGTCTCCGGCGCCTTCCTGACACTCGTCGGATGCATCGGACTCGTCCGCTTCAAAAGCTTTTACGAGCGTGTTCACGCCCCCACGCTTGGCTCGTCGTTTGGTGCTGGCGGAATCTTGATCGCCTCGATCATATTTTTCTCCATCTTGCAATCGAAGCCGATTCTGCATGAAGTGCTGATTACCGTCTTTGTGGTCATCACAACGCCGGTAACGCTCATGCTGCTCAGCCGCGCCGTGATCCATCGCGACAGAACGCAGGACAGCAAGGAGCTGCCTTCATCTTCCGACCCGCTATAG
- a CDS encoding K+/H+ antiporter subunit F: MSAVIIFWSLLAAQLMLLGALACVVYRLLVGPRAQDRILAADALYLNALLLLITFGIRTGSIIYFETALIIALLGFVATVALSKFLMRGEVIE; the protein is encoded by the coding sequence ATGAGTGCAGTCATTATCTTCTGGTCCCTGCTTGCTGCTCAGCTGATGCTTCTTGGCGCTCTGGCTTGTGTAGTTTATCGGCTGCTTGTAGGCCCGCGTGCGCAGGATCGCATTCTTGCGGCCGATGCGCTCTACCTCAACGCGCTGCTTCTCCTGATCACGTTCGGCATACGTACGGGCAGCATCATCTATTTTGAGACGGCGCTGATTATCGCTCTTCTGGGTTTCGTTGCCACCGTGGCACTTTCAAAATTCCTCATGCGCGGGGAGGTGATCGAATGA
- a CDS encoding Na+/H+ antiporter subunit E, giving the protein MKKILPYPLLFASLLLFWLLLNGFTRAQLLLGAIIALVACLIMTALQPQKNHIRSIPTMLLLFGTMSYDILQSNIAVAGIILSRKRKRRPGFVVIQLDLENRTALAVLACIITATPGTAWVDYNAARHELTIHVLDLDDAQAWRDTIKGRYEQPLIKIFGAADVMEEEKSA; this is encoded by the coding sequence GTGAAAAAGATCCTGCCTTACCCGCTTCTGTTCGCCTCGTTGCTTCTGTTCTGGCTGCTTTTGAACGGCTTCACACGGGCACAGCTCCTGCTTGGTGCGATCATCGCGCTCGTGGCTTGTCTCATCATGACGGCCCTGCAACCGCAGAAGAACCATATTCGTTCGATCCCGACGATGCTCTTGCTGTTCGGCACCATGAGCTATGACATCCTGCAATCCAATATCGCGGTGGCTGGCATCATTCTGTCACGCAAGCGTAAGCGACGTCCGGGCTTTGTCGTTATCCAGCTTGATCTGGAAAACCGGACCGCTCTTGCCGTTCTCGCCTGCATAATCACAGCGACGCCGGGCACGGCCTGGGTGGATTACAACGCTGCAAGGCACGAACTGACCATCCACGTACTCGATCTGGATGATGCGCAGGCGTGGCGGGACACGATCAAGGGAAGATATGAGCAGCCGCTCATCAAGATATTCGGAGCGGCAGACGTCATGGAAGAGGAGAAATCCGCATGA